In Candidatus Rokuibacteriota bacterium, the genomic window GAGGACGTGGGCATCTGCCTCGGCCGTGCCTTCAAGGAGGCCGTGGGCGACAAGAAGGGGATCGTCCGCTACGGGGCCTCCTTCCTCCCCATGGACGAGGCGCTGCTCCACGCGGCGGTGGACATCTCGGGCCGGCCGTACCTGGTGTTCAATGTGCCGCTCGGGCGGACGCGGATCTCGACCTTCGACCTGGACCTGCTGAAGGACTTCTTCCGGGCGTTCGCGGTCAACGCTGAGGTGACGTTGCACGTGAACATGCACTACGGCGAGAATCTGCACCACATCGCCGAGGCCACCTTCAAGGCGGTGGCCCGCGCGCTGGCCCAGGCCACGCGGCTCGACCCCCGCATCGCCGACGTCCTCTCCACCAAGGGCACGCTGTGAGTGGCACGCGCGTGGAGAGGGCGCCCCGATGAGCGCTTGCGCGAAGAGGCCCAGCCGCAACGCGATGTCATCCACGGTCAGGCGAGACACATGATCGCCGTGGTGGATTACGGGCGGGGGAACCTCGGCAGCGTGGAGAACGCCTTCGGACGCCTCGGTATGCGGGCGCTCGTCACCCAGGACCCCCGCGCCGTCGAGGACGCGGAGGCGGTGGTGCTGCCCGGCGACGGTGCCTTCCACGACGCCATGCGAAGTCTCGAGGGGATGGGGCTGCAGGCGGCGCTGCGGGCGGTCCTCGCGGACGGGCGCCCGTTCCTCGGGATCTGCCTTGGCTACCAGCTCCTCTTCAGCGAGAGTGAGGAGTTCGGCCAGGGCAAGGGGCTCGACGTCATCGAGGGGCTCGTCCGGCGCTTCCCGTCTGGGCTCAAGGTGCCGCACATGGGATGGAACCAGGTGGAGCATGCCGGCGACTGCCTGATCTTGGACGGGATCCCGAGCGGCACCAACTTCTACTTCGTGCACTCGTACTACCCCGACACGGCGGATGCGTCGCTGCGCATCGCGACCTGCACCTACGGGATTACCTTCCCGGCTGCAGTCGAGCGCGGGGCGCTGTTCGGCACCCAGTTCCACCCGGAGAAGAGCCAGCGCTGGGGGCTCCGGCTCTTGGAGAACTTCGCCGCCTGCGTGAAGGACCGCCGCCGCGCGCCATGAGCTTCCTCGTGATCCCCGCCATCGATCTGAAGAACGGGCGCTGCGTGCGTCTCGTCCGGGGCCGCGCCGAGGACGAGACGGTCTTTTCCGAGGACCCGCTGGCCCGGGCGCGGCAGTGGGAGGAGCAGGGCGCCCCCCGCCTGCACGTGGTCGATCTCGACGGGGCCTGGGCGGGCGCGCCGGCCCAGGCGGCCCTCGTACGGGCCATCGTGGGCGCACTCTCGATCCCTGTCCAGGCGGGCGGCGGGCTGCGGGACCGCTGGGCGGTGGAGCAGCTGCTCGACGCCGGGGCACGGTGGGCAGTGGTCGGCACGCGAGCGGCCCTCGATCCGGGCTTCCTCGGGGAGATCTGCCGGGCGTGCGAGGACCGGATCATCGTGTCCGTGGACGCCTCGGACGGCAGGGTGGCCGTGGACGGCTGGACGCGGGTCCTCGATCTCGATGCCATCGCCCTCGCGCGCGACGCCGCCGCCGCCGGAGCGGCGGCCATCCTCTACACGGACATCGCGCGCGACGGCACCCAGGAAGGCCCCAACCTGTGGAGCACCGGGGCCGTGGCGAAGGCTGCGGGCATTCCCGTCCTCGCCTCCGGCGGCGTGTCGTGTCTGGACGACCTGCGCCAGCTTGCCGGCATCCCGGGAGTCGACGGGGCCATCGTCGGGCGCGCGCTGTATACCGGAGCCGTGGACCTGCGCCGCGCCCTGTCCGAAATCGGCGGGGGTGGAGCATGATCACATGCTCTGCAAGCGCCTGATCCCCTGCCTCGACGTGCGGGATGGGCGCGTCGTCAAGGGCGTGCGCTTCGTGAACCTGCTGGACGCGGGCGATCCGGTCGAGGCCGCCCAGGCCTATGACCAGCAAGGCGCGGACGAGCTCGTCTTCCTGGACATCACCGCCTCCCACGAGGCGCGCGCGATCATGCTGGAGGTGGTGCGGCGCACGGCTGAGGGCATCTATATGCCGCTGACCGTGGGCGGGGGCGTGCGCGCGCTCGAGGACATCCGGACCCTGCTGCGGGCGGGGGCCGACAAGGTGTCGCTCAACACGGCGGCGCTGGAGCGCCCCGAGCTCGTCCGCGAGGCGGCGCGCGCCTTCGGGAGCCAGTGCATCGTGGTGGCCATCGACGCGAAGCGGGAGCCGGCGAGCCCTGGCGCGCCCCCGCGGTGGGGGGTCTTCACCCATGGCGGGCGGCGGGCGGCGGGGCGCGACGCCCTGCGCTGGGCGGGGGAGGTCGAGGGGCTCGGCGCCGGCGAGATCCTGCTCACGAGCATGGACCGCGACGGGACGGGCGACGGCTATGACCTCGAGTTGACGCGCGCGGTGTCCGAGGCGGTGTCGGTCCCCGTCATCGCTTCCGGCGGCGCGGGCACCCTCGAGCACCTCTACGACGGCGTGGTGGCGGGCCGGGCGGACGCGGTGCTCGTGGCCTCGATGTTCCACTTCGGCCGCTACACCATCCGGGAGGCCAAGGCCTATCTGAAGGAGCGTGGGGTCCCGGTGCGGATCGAGCCATGAGCGGCGATCTGGCGCTCAGGTGGGACGCGGCCGGTCTCCTCCCGGCCGTGGTGCAGGAGGCGGACACGGGCGAGGTCCTCATGGTCGCGTGGATGGATCGAGCTGCCCTGGGGAAGACGCTCGAGACGGGCCTCGCGCACTTCTGGTCGCGTTCGCGCCAGGCGCTGTGGCTCAAGGGAGAGACCTCCGGACATGTCCAGCACGTGGACGGCGTCTACGCCGACTGCGACCGGGACACGCTGCTCCTGCAGGTCCACCAGGAGGGCGTCGCCTGCCACACGGGCGCCCGCTCGTGCTTCTTCACGCGGGTGTCGGGACCCGCGCCGGAGGAACGCGCCGCCGAGCGGCCCGGGCCGATGCTGCTCGAGGTGATCGAGCGCGTCATCGTGTCGCGCAAGGTGGAGCGCCCCGCCGGGTCCTACGTGGCCGGGCTCCTGGACCGGGGCGAGGCCCAGATCTGCCGGAAGATCGGGGCAGAGGCCACGGAGGTGGTGACGGCGGCGCTGGGGGGCGAGGGCGACGAACGCGTGGTGTCGGAGATCGCCGACCTGTGGTTTCACTGCATGGTCCTCATGGCGGGGCGCGGCATCCCGCTCCGCCGGGTGTTCGCCGAGCTGGAGCGCCGCCACGGGAGGCGGCCGCCGGGGGCCGCTGGGCAGCGCTCCGGGGAATGAAGGCCCTCGCCGCAGCGTGCGGGTTTCTGCTCCTCGTGGGCTGCAGCGCTGACCGGATCGAACGGGGCGTGTTCCACTCGAGGAAGGGGTACGAGGTGAGGCTTCCGGCCGGCGGGTGGCTCGTGGCGCCGGGGGGAAAGGCGGATCTCGAGCTCAGGCGGGAGGGCGCCCCGCCTGCCGGCATGCTGGCGGATGCGACGTGCGAGGGGCGCCCGCTGCGGCGCCCGCTCGGCGTGCTGGCGCGGCACCTCTTCTTCGGCCTCGCGGATCGCTCGGAGGAGACGAGCCACGAGACCGTCGTCCGGGGTCGGCCCGCGATCCGCAGCCTCGTGCGCGGCCGGCTCGACGGCGCCCTCGTGGCGGTGGAGGCCGTGGTGGTGAAGGACGAGCGCTGCGTGTACGACTTCGTGTACGTGGCCCCGGCCGCCCACTTCGAGGCGGGGCGCGGCGACTTCCGGAGCTTCGTCGAGAGCTTCGCGGTCGGAGCGGAGCCATGACCCTGGGCGGGTATCTCCAGAAGCAAGGGCGGGAGGCGGTGATCTGGTACGGGGGCCTCGGGCTCCTGAGCGCCCAGGTCGCCCGGAACCTCGTCCTGCCCCGCGCCTACCTCTCCATCGTCGCGCGGGAGATCGACACCATTGGCATCCGGTCGGTCGCGGTGGCGCTCACGGCGGCGCTCTTCACCGGGATGGTCCTGGCGCTCCAGAGCGCGGTGAACATGGCGCGCTTCGGCGCCGAGAACTACGTGGGGCCCGTCGTGGCGCTGTCCATCCTGCGGGAGCTGGGGCCCGTCCTGACGGCCATCCTCGTGGGGGGCAAGGTCGCCTCGGGCATCACGGCCGAGCTGGGCTCCATGCAGGTCACGGAGCAGATCGACGCGCTGCGCGCCATCGGCGTCAACTACATCAAGCGGCTGGTGGTGCCGCGCCTGATGGCTGCAGTGCTGGTGTTCCCACTGGTGACCATCCTGGCCGACGCCGTCGGGATGTTTGGCGGCATGCTGATCGTCGTCTTCGAGCGCGACGTGGATCCGTACCTCTACTGGAACACCATCTCCTACTGGGTCGTGCTGAAGGACTTCCTCACGGGGCTCGTCAAGAGCGTGGTCTTCGGCGCCATCGTGACGCTGATCGGTTGCTACAATGGGCTCAACACCACCGGCGGGACGGAGGGGCTGGGGCGCTCGACGACGGCCACCGTGGTGCAGGTCGCCATGGGTGTCATCATCTCCGACTTCTTCCTGACGAAGCTCCTCCTGTTCCTCTTCTGGTGACGCCATGAGCGTGCGCCCGTTGCCCGTGGAGATCCGGGAGGTGTGGAAGTCGTTCGAGCAGAAGCCGGTGCTCTGCGGGCTGAGCTTCGCCCTGGCGAAGGGCACGACGCTGGCGGTCATGGGCGGAAGCGGATCCGGCAAGACCGTCCTCCTGCGGATCGTCGCCGGGCTCCTGCGGCCCGACGCGGGCCAGGTGGCCCTCTTCGGCACGCAGATCGGCCCCCTGCGGGAGGAGCAGATGCTGGCGCTCCGGCGGCGCACGGGGTTCGTGTTCCAGGGTGCGGCGCTGTTCGACTCGCTGTCGGTCTTCGAGAACGTGGCCTTCCCGCTGCGGGAGCACACGCGCATGTCCCTGGGCGAGATCACCGACCGGGTGCACCGCTTCCTCTCCCTGGTGGGATTGCCCGGGACAGACGACCTGCTGCCGGCAGCCCTGTCCGGCGGCATGCGGAAGCGGGTCGGCATCGCGCGGGCCCTCGTCCTGGAGCCGGAGGTGGTCTTCTTCGACGAGCCCACGGCGGGGCTCGACCCCACCAACGCGCGGCTCGTGGCCGAGCTGATCGCCGAGCTGCGGACCGGCGTCTGCGACACGGCCATCGTCGTGACCCACGACGTCGAGTTCGCGGAGATGGTGGCGGATCAGATGGCCATTCTCCACCAGGGACGGTTCGCCGACATGGGGACGCCCGCCGACATCCGCCGCTCGGCCAGCGATGCCGTCCAGCGGTTCCTGGCCGGCGAGCTCCGGGAGGACTGAGACCATGGACGGCCGCGGCTACGCCCTCCAGCTGCGCATCGGCGCCTTCGTGGTGATCTCGCTCGTCGTCTTCCTGGGCATCATCTACCTCCTCGGCGCCCAGGCGCGGTACTTCGAGCGGAAGTACGACCTCGTCGCCGAGTTCATCGAGGTGGGCGGCCTCATCGAGGGGGCCACCGTGAGGCTGGCGGGTGTCCAGATCGGCCGCGTGACGCGCGTGGCGCTGGCCCCCCAGGCCGGCGGGAAAGTACGGGTCACGCTCACGATCGCGCGGCGCTTCTCGGACCGTATCCGCAAGAACTCGGAGGCGCGGATCGTGACCCAGGGGCTCCTGGGAGACAAGCTCGTGGAGATCACCATGGGCGCGCCCGACTCGCCGGCGCTCACGCCGGGCGAGGCCCTCCAGGCCCGCGAGCCGGTCGAGATGGGACGCATGGTCGCTGAGGGCACCGACACGCTCGCCGGGATCCGCAAGCTGGTGCTCTCGCTCCAGGCGAGCCTCGACCGGCTGGGCCAGGCGGGGACCCTCGAGGACCTGGGCGCCACGGTCAAGTCCACGCGCCGCGTCGCGGAGCAGCTCGAAGGGCTCGGGCGAGACGGCGCCCTGGGCGACCTGGGCGCGGCGGCACGCTCGGCCCGCCGGATCACGGAGCAGGTGGAGAAGGGCGGCGGGTGGCTGCACGCGCTCATCTACGAGGAACCCGAGACCCTGCGCCGTCTCAATGCTCTGCTCGCCTCGGCGCAAGAGATGCTGGCCCGGGCCGGGCAGGGGGAGAGCGCGGTCTCGCTCCTCCTCTCACCGGAGAGCGGCCGCGCGGTGCGCGGGCTCCTGGCCGCCATGGACGCGCTCGGGCGGGGCGCCGAGAAGTCTGGCAGCGGCGAGGGCCTGCTGCCGACGCTCCTCTTCGACCCCCAGTACAAGCCGGTGGTCGACGATCTCCAGACGGTGGCCCGCAACTTCCGCGAGCTCTCGGAGCGTCTCACCCAGGGGCAGGGGCTCCTCGCCGGTCTGCTCCGTGAGCCGGGCGACGGCCCGCTGGATCAGGCGGCGGCCGACTTCCGCGTGGCCATGGCGAACCTCCGGACCATCACCGACCGGCTCAAGGCCGGCGAGGGGACGCTGGGCGGCTTTCTCGAGGATCCCACCGTCTACGAGAACCTCGCCGCGTTCCTCGAAGGAGCGCAGCGGAGCTTCCTGTTGCGCGCGCTGATCCGGTCCACCCTCCAGGGCGGCGCGGCGCCCGGGCCGCCTGGAGCCGGCGGGCGCTGATGGCCAGGGACCGCTCGGTCTACCGTTGCCAGACGTGCGGCTTCGCCGCCCCGAAGGCCGGCAGCTGCCCGGACTGCGCCCGGCAGGGCACGTTCGTGGCGCTGGTGGAGGAGCGCACCGCGCCCCCGCGCGGCGACCGCCCGCGACTCGCGGCCGGCGGCCGGCCCCAGCGCCTCAGCGAGATCCGCGTCGAGGGCGGCGAGCGGACCCAGACCGGCATCGGAGAGCTGGACCGCGTCCTCGGCGGCGGCGTGGTCAAGGGCTCGCTGGTGCTGATCGGCGGCGACCCGGGGGTCGGCAAGAGCACGCTGCTGCTGCAGGCCAGCCGCGCGCTGGCCGAGCGCGGAGGCCCCGTGCTCTATGTCTCGGGCGAGGAGTCGGCTGGACAGATCAAGCTCCGCGCCGACCGGCTGGGCATCGCGGCTGACGAGCTCTACTTCCTGGCCGAGACGGATCTGGAGGTCATCGAGTCCCACGTGGCCGGGCTCGGGCCGCGCGTCCTCGTCGTGGACTCGATCCAGACGGTGTTCCTGCCCGACCTCGAATCGGCGCCGGGGAGCGTGAGTCAGGTGCGGGAGTGCGGCGGGCGGCTCATGCGCTCGGCCAAGACGACGGGCGTGGCGACCTTCCTCGTCGGGCACGTCACGAAGGACGGCGCGCTGGCGGGCCCGCGCGTCCTCGAGCACCTGGTGGACACGGTCCTGTACTTCGAGGGCGAGCGCCACCACGCGTACCGGGTGCTGCGGGCGGTGAAGAACCGTTTCGGCTCCACCAACGAGATCGGGGTCTTCGAGATGGCCGACGGCAGGCTCGCCGAGGTCAGGAACCCCTCGGGTTTCTTTCTCTCCGAGCGGCCGAAAGGTGCGCCCGGGTCCGTGATCGTCTCGAGCCTCGAGGGGACGCGGCCGCTCCTGATGGAGCTGCAGGCCCTCGTGACCCCCGCCAACTTCGGCACGCCGCGCCGGACCGTGCTTGGCACCGATTACAACCGCGTCTGTCTGCTCCTCGCCGTGCTCGAGAAGCGCGTCGGGTTTCCGCTGCAGACCCAGGACGCCTTCGTCAACGTGGCAGGCGGGGGGCGGGTGTCGGAGCCCGCCGGGGATCTCGGCGTCGCCATCGCTGCGGCGTCGAGCTACCTGGATCGCCCGGTCC contains:
- the hisB gene encoding imidazoleglycerol-phosphate dehydratase HisB, producing the protein MSGERRARVERRTKETEIVLALGLDGTGVSCVETTIPFFNHMLEAWSRHGLMDLTVEARGDTEVDLHHTVEDVGICLGRAFKEAVGDKKGIVRYGASFLPMDEALLHAAVDISGRPYLVFNVPLGRTRISTFDLDLLKDFFRAFAVNAEVTLHVNMHYGENLHHIAEATFKAVARALAQATRLDPRIADVLSTKGTL
- the hisH gene encoding imidazole glycerol phosphate synthase subunit HisH gives rise to the protein MIAVVDYGRGNLGSVENAFGRLGMRALVTQDPRAVEDAEAVVLPGDGAFHDAMRSLEGMGLQAALRAVLADGRPFLGICLGYQLLFSESEEFGQGKGLDVIEGLVRRFPSGLKVPHMGWNQVEHAGDCLILDGIPSGTNFYFVHSYYPDTADASLRIATCTYGITFPAAVERGALFGTQFHPEKSQRWGLRLLENFAACVKDRRRAP
- the hisA gene encoding 1-(5-phosphoribosyl)-5-[(5-phosphoribosylamino)methylideneamino]imidazole-4-carboxamide isomerase is translated as MSFLVIPAIDLKNGRCVRLVRGRAEDETVFSEDPLARARQWEEQGAPRLHVVDLDGAWAGAPAQAALVRAIVGALSIPVQAGGGLRDRWAVEQLLDAGARWAVVGTRAALDPGFLGEICRACEDRIIVSVDASDGRVAVDGWTRVLDLDAIALARDAAAAGAAAILYTDIARDGTQEGPNLWSTGAVAKAAGIPVLASGGVSCLDDLRQLAGIPGVDGAIVGRALYTGAVDLRRALSEIGGGGA
- the hisF gene encoding imidazole glycerol phosphate synthase subunit HisF; this translates as MLCKRLIPCLDVRDGRVVKGVRFVNLLDAGDPVEAAQAYDQQGADELVFLDITASHEARAIMLEVVRRTAEGIYMPLTVGGGVRALEDIRTLLRAGADKVSLNTAALERPELVREAARAFGSQCIVVAIDAKREPASPGAPPRWGVFTHGGRRAAGRDALRWAGEVEGLGAGEILLTSMDRDGTGDGYDLELTRAVSEAVSVPVIASGGAGTLEHLYDGVVAGRADAVLVASMFHFGRYTIREAKAYLKERGVPVRIEP
- a CDS encoding bifunctional phosphoribosyl-AMP cyclohydrolase/phosphoribosyl-ATP diphosphatase HisIE → MSGDLALRWDAAGLLPAVVQEADTGEVLMVAWMDRAALGKTLETGLAHFWSRSRQALWLKGETSGHVQHVDGVYADCDRDTLLLQVHQEGVACHTGARSCFFTRVSGPAPEERAAERPGPMLLEVIERVIVSRKVERPAGSYVAGLLDRGEAQICRKIGAEATEVVTAALGGEGDERVVSEIADLWFHCMVLMAGRGIPLRRVFAELERRHGRRPPGAAGQRSGE
- a CDS encoding ABC transporter permease, encoding MTLGGYLQKQGREAVIWYGGLGLLSAQVARNLVLPRAYLSIVAREIDTIGIRSVAVALTAALFTGMVLALQSAVNMARFGAENYVGPVVALSILRELGPVLTAILVGGKVASGITAELGSMQVTEQIDALRAIGVNYIKRLVVPRLMAAVLVFPLVTILADAVGMFGGMLIVVFERDVDPYLYWNTISYWVVLKDFLTGLVKSVVFGAIVTLIGCYNGLNTTGGTEGLGRSTTATVVQVAMGVIISDFFLTKLLLFLFW
- a CDS encoding ATP-binding cassette domain-containing protein, translated to MSVRPLPVEIREVWKSFEQKPVLCGLSFALAKGTTLAVMGGSGSGKTVLLRIVAGLLRPDAGQVALFGTQIGPLREEQMLALRRRTGFVFQGAALFDSLSVFENVAFPLREHTRMSLGEITDRVHRFLSLVGLPGTDDLLPAALSGGMRKRVGIARALVLEPEVVFFDEPTAGLDPTNARLVAELIAELRTGVCDTAIVVTHDVEFAEMVADQMAILHQGRFADMGTPADIRRSASDAVQRFLAGELRED
- a CDS encoding MCE family protein, yielding MDGRGYALQLRIGAFVVISLVVFLGIIYLLGAQARYFERKYDLVAEFIEVGGLIEGATVRLAGVQIGRVTRVALAPQAGGKVRVTLTIARRFSDRIRKNSEARIVTQGLLGDKLVEITMGAPDSPALTPGEALQAREPVEMGRMVAEGTDTLAGIRKLVLSLQASLDRLGQAGTLEDLGATVKSTRRVAEQLEGLGRDGALGDLGAAARSARRITEQVEKGGGWLHALIYEEPETLRRLNALLASAQEMLARAGQGESAVSLLLSPESGRAVRGLLAAMDALGRGAEKSGSGEGLLPTLLFDPQYKPVVDDLQTVARNFRELSERLTQGQGLLAGLLREPGDGPLDQAAADFRVAMANLRTITDRLKAGEGTLGGFLEDPTVYENLAAFLEGAQRSFLLRALIRSTLQGGAAPGPPGAGGR
- the radA gene encoding DNA repair protein RadA codes for the protein MARDRSVYRCQTCGFAAPKAGSCPDCARQGTFVALVEERTAPPRGDRPRLAAGGRPQRLSEIRVEGGERTQTGIGELDRVLGGGVVKGSLVLIGGDPGVGKSTLLLQASRALAERGGPVLYVSGEESAGQIKLRADRLGIAADELYFLAETDLEVIESHVAGLGPRVLVVDSIQTVFLPDLESAPGSVSQVRECGGRLMRSAKTTGVATFLVGHVTKDGALAGPRVLEHLVDTVLYFEGERHHAYRVLRAVKNRFGSTNEIGVFEMADGRLAEVRNPSGFFLSERPKGAPGSVIVSSLEGTRPLLMELQALVTPANFGTPRRTVLGTDYNRVCLLLAVLEKRVGFPLQTQDAFVNVAGGGRVSEPAGDLGVAIAAASSYLDRPVRGDLVVMGEVGLTGEVRAVSGLPVRLREAAALGFSLAVVPQNNLAAGQAYPLEVQGVGSVEEAVKALLGA